The following coding sequences are from one Shewanella violacea DSS12 window:
- a CDS encoding NAD(P)/FAD-dependent oxidoreductase produces MSDNTNSLVTRTVTIVGAGIIGLATGIELQRAGHKVRILDKEGIAAGASKGNAGHFASEQVFPLADPGMLPKLPGMLLDPLGPFRIQPAYFFKALPWFMRFIVNMLPGKRAHNGQAIKRLNQASIAALVELTDFCDCSDLVTLNGSLLVFEGTPLDEVTKEYHHYADAGVHVRLLSGEEVRQLEPSLSSNISHGLYFTHVGHTQDPYRLCKAFADKFIALGGEIITDELVAIDCSPMNEVNVSIRLSSGEQHWVDKLVIASGAWSKPFAKQLGHNVPLETERGYHLMMPQKSSLSRPVASYNRKFIITPMLDGTRLAGTVEFGGLKAPLVEARADCLFPHGKALLPELFADATATDGERWMGFRPSMPDSLPVLGRSDKHKNVFFSFGHQHMGLTWSAITAKLVSQEMAGKQTEIDLSDYRIDRFN; encoded by the coding sequence ATGAGTGATAACACAAATAGCTTAGTAACAAGAACCGTGACTATTGTAGGCGCTGGGATAATAGGCTTAGCGACTGGCATTGAGTTACAGCGAGCTGGGCACAAGGTCCGAATTTTAGATAAAGAGGGCATTGCCGCCGGCGCATCTAAAGGTAATGCCGGTCATTTTGCCAGTGAGCAGGTTTTTCCTTTAGCCGATCCAGGCATGTTACCTAAGTTGCCTGGCATGTTACTTGACCCCCTTGGGCCATTTCGCATTCAACCTGCCTATTTCTTCAAAGCGTTACCTTGGTTTATGCGATTTATAGTGAACATGTTGCCGGGTAAGAGGGCGCACAATGGCCAAGCCATTAAGCGATTAAATCAGGCATCTATTGCGGCGTTAGTAGAATTAACCGATTTTTGTGACTGCTCAGACTTAGTGACACTCAATGGCAGTTTACTGGTTTTTGAAGGTACTCCTCTCGATGAAGTCACCAAGGAATATCATCACTATGCAGATGCTGGGGTACACGTGCGTTTACTCTCGGGAGAGGAGGTCAGGCAGCTAGAACCTAGCTTGAGCAGTAATATTAGTCATGGCCTGTATTTCACCCATGTGGGCCACACCCAAGATCCATATCGTTTATGTAAAGCCTTTGCCGATAAGTTTATCGCCCTTGGTGGAGAGATCATCACAGATGAGTTGGTTGCTATCGATTGTTCTCCCATGAATGAGGTCAATGTTTCAATCCGCTTAAGCTCGGGCGAGCAGCACTGGGTCGATAAGCTGGTGATAGCCTCTGGTGCCTGGTCCAAACCTTTTGCCAAGCAGTTAGGTCACAACGTGCCCCTGGAAACCGAGCGAGGTTATCACCTGATGATGCCGCAGAAGAGTTCCCTGTCTCGGCCGGTGGCATCCTATAATCGAAAATTTATCATCACACCTATGCTTGATGGCACTCGACTCGCCGGTACGGTTGAGTTTGGAGGGCTTAAAGCCCCCTTAGTTGAGGCTCGTGCAGACTGCTTATTTCCTCACGGTAAGGCCTTACTGCCTGAGCTGTTTGCCGATGCAACTGCTACAGATGGTGAACGTTGGATGGGATTTAGACCTTCTATGCCAGACAGCCTTCCAGTGCTTGGTCGCAGTGATAAACACAAGAATGTATTCTTCTCTTTTGGTCATCAGCACATGGGACTGACCTGGTCAGCAATCACAGCTAAGTTGGTCAGCCAAGAGATGGCTGGTAAGCAAACCGAAATTGATTTGAGTGATTATCGCATCGATAGGTTTAACTAA
- a CDS encoding proline racemase family protein, translating into MNLNYLPAELLEKCQQFITIDAHTEGEPLRIIISGYPEIKGETILEMRQYVTRHLDRYRTLLMHEPRGHADMYGALITRPVTPGADFGVLFLHNEGYSSMCGHGILALVKVACEMGAISLGVESKLIKIDAPAGLITAKAIRDSQGKIHVSFLNVSSWAESLACTVMVDGFGSVNYDIGFGGAYYAYVDADAHGISCGQENVAQLIDMGRRIKQAVMAAHPLVHPIEEDLSFLYGTIFTSKKVTDKQAHSRHVCIFADGEVDRSPTGTGVAGRIALLYAKGEVELNQELMIESIVDGRMIVSATVENEYFGKRAVIPQVSGRSYITGRHQFIIDPDDQFQNGFMLR; encoded by the coding sequence TTGAATTTGAATTATCTCCCTGCTGAATTATTAGAAAAGTGTCAACAATTCATAACAATCGATGCTCATACCGAAGGGGAGCCTTTGCGGATAATTATCTCAGGTTATCCTGAGATCAAAGGCGAAACCATACTTGAGATGCGTCAATATGTAACACGTCATCTGGACAGGTACCGCACTTTACTCATGCATGAACCAAGAGGGCATGCGGACATGTATGGGGCGCTGATTACCCGGCCAGTTACGCCAGGTGCCGATTTCGGCGTATTGTTTCTACATAATGAAGGCTATAGCAGCATGTGCGGTCATGGCATTCTTGCTCTAGTTAAGGTTGCCTGTGAAATGGGCGCTATCAGTTTAGGCGTTGAATCAAAACTGATTAAAATCGATGCACCTGCTGGACTGATCACCGCCAAGGCTATCCGAGATAGTCAGGGCAAGATCCATGTGAGCTTTTTAAATGTCTCTTCTTGGGCTGAGTCTTTAGCGTGCACTGTGATGGTGGATGGTTTCGGTAGTGTTAACTATGATATAGGTTTCGGGGGGGCTTATTATGCCTATGTGGATGCAGATGCCCATGGGATCTCATGTGGTCAAGAAAATGTGGCGCAACTCATCGATATGGGTAGGCGGATAAAGCAAGCTGTGATGGCTGCTCATCCCTTAGTACACCCAATCGAAGAGGATTTAAGTTTTCTCTATGGCACTATTTTTACCTCTAAAAAGGTCACAGATAAACAAGCTCATTCCCGTCATGTGTGTATTTTTGCCGACGGTGAAGTGGACAGATCGCCCACTGGTACCGGGGTTGCTGGCCGCATAGCACTCCTGTATGCCAAGGGAGAGGTTGAGCTCAATCAAGAGCTGATGATAGAAAGTATTGTCGATGGTAGGATGATCGTAAGTGCCACTGTAGAAAATGAATATTTTGGCAAGCGTGCTGTGATACCACAAGTATCAGGCCGTTCATATATCACCGGCCGCCATCAGTTCATCATAGATCCTGATGATCAGTTTCAAAATGGATTTATGTTACGTTAA